AGGCCGCTGTTGTGCGCCAGCCGCTGCAGGCCGCTGCGCTGGTACGCCCACAGTCCGAGCGCCGCCAGGCGCAGCCGGCCCGGATAGGGAAACAGGGAGAAGATCAGCCGCCGGAACAGGCGGTCGCCCCACGTGCGCGGCGCGCGCCGCTCCACCTGCTGGCGCGTGGCCTCGATCAGCTTGTCGTACTGCACGCCCGAAGGGCACGCCGTGACGCACGCCATGCAGCCGAGGCAGGTATCGATATGCCGCACGAACCCGTCGCTCAGCGTCGCCGCGTCCTCGAGGCCCAGCCG
This genomic window from Chloroflexota bacterium contains:
- a CDS encoding 4Fe-4S dicluster domain-containing protein — translated: MPATDSGAFDAEHPPSRDLVADCVHCGFCLPACPTYVLWQKETDSPRGRIHLMRLGLEDAATLSDGFVRHIDTCLGCMACVTACPSGVQYDKLIEATRQQVERRAPRTWGDRLFRRLIFSLFPYPGRLRLAALGLWAYQRSGLQRLAHNSGL